ACGGGACGATGATCTCCGCGCCCGCCTCGTACCGACCGGTCCAGGCCGTGTCGGTGCGCTCGACGCGCAGCCACTGGTCGCGGCAGACGAAGTGCAGTCCGGCGTTGCGCACCAGCGCGCCGGGCAGCAGCCCGGCCTCGCACAGGATCTGGAAGCCGTTGCAGATGCCGAGCACCGGCATCCCCCGGCCCGCCGCGGCGACGACCTCCGTCATCACCGGGGCGAAGCTGGCGATCGCGCCGCAGCGCAGGTAGTCGCCGTAGGAGAAGCCGCCGGGCACCACCACCGCGTCGACGCCGCGCAGGTCCGCGTCCCGATGCCACAGCGACACGGCCTCCGCGCCCGCGAGGCGGACGGCGCGGGCGGCATCGACGTCGTCGAGGGTGCCGGGGAAGGTGATCACCCCGACCTTCATGACTGTTCCCTCCGGATCGCCCAGTCCTCGATGACCGGATTGGCCAGGAGCGTCTCGGCGATGCGCCCGAGCGTGGCGTCGTCGACGGAGTCGTCGACCTCCAGCTCGAAGTGCTTGCCTTGACGGATGCTCGTCACTCCCTGGAAGCCCAACCGGGGCAATGCGCCTGCCACCGCCTGGCCTTGGGGGTCGAGGATCTCCTGCTTGGGCATGACGTCGACGACGACTCGGGCCACTGCTGCTGCTCCAGCTGTTCAGGTCGGCGGAATGTGGCACCGAGGCTACCTGAGCTGTGCTTTCGACCGACGTCGGGCGTGGTGCGTCGGCGGGAGGCCCGGTCGCCGCGCGCCCTCGACGAACGGTGATGCTCCTCGCGACGGACGTCGACGTCAGGACCGTCCCGAATAGGTGCCGATTCCGGTCGTCAGCGTCCCCTGAGGCCGGGTCGTCAGGGCGGTCCGGTGCGGCCTCCGGGGTGGTGTGCGCCGGTCGCAGTGTCGGCGGAACCACGCCGTCCGCGTTCGTCGGTCAGCGTTCGCCCTGCCGTTCGCCGCCGAGGACGGGCGGCGCCGCGTGACCGGTGTCGCCCCACATCTCGTCGACCGGCTCCAAGTACTCCAGGGCGTCCTGATCCCGTCCTTCGCCGCGGCCGGGGCGACGGGTCGTCGTCCGGCTCGGCCCGGCGTCCGGCCCCCAGGCGGGCCGGTCCAACACCGAAGGTTGGAAGGGCGATGCCGAGGAACCCGCCGGCTCGGGGTCGCGGTACCCGATCTCCTGGTGCTGTTTGACGGCGTCCGGACCGAACTGCTGGGCGAGGGTGAGCGGCGGGGGCGGGGGCTCCGGTGACACGGGCCGCGGTGCGGT
This genomic stretch from Actinoalloteichus hoggarensis harbors:
- the purS gene encoding phosphoribosylformylglycinamidine synthase subunit PurS, yielding MARVVVDVMPKQEILDPQGQAVAGALPRLGFQGVTSIRQGKHFELEVDDSVDDATLGRIAETLLANPVIEDWAIRREQS
- the purQ gene encoding phosphoribosylformylglycinamidine synthase subunit PurQ; its protein translation is MKVGVITFPGTLDDVDAARAVRLAGAEAVSLWHRDADLRGVDAVVVPGGFSYGDYLRCGAIASFAPVMTEVVAAAGRGMPVLGICNGFQILCEAGLLPGALVRNAGLHFVCRDQWLRVERTDTAWTGRYEAGAEIIVPLKSMEGRYVADAATLDSLEGEGQVVLRYLGDPPNGALREIAGISDPSGRIVGMMPHPEHAVDALTGPSDDGLGVFLSLLDAMVSV